CGTTCTGCCGACGAAGGACCGGACCGGACCCTGACCCAGGGGGCGAGCGCTGCGCCCAGCGCGAACGCGAGCCCCGCGAGCAGGTCCTCGGCCGGTGCCAGGCACACCGGACGTCTAGCATCGAGAGGGAACGAGGTCGTCGGGGAGCTGTCCCCGAGGACGCCGCCCGCTCGTGAGGAGCGACACATGTTCGAGAGATTCACCGACCGCGCCCGTCGTGTTGTCGTCCTGGCCCAGGAAGAGGCCCGGATGCTCAACCACAACTACATCGGGACCGAGCACATCCTGCTCGGCCTCATCCACGAGGGCGAGGGCGTCGCTGCCAAGGCCCTCGAGTCCCTGGGGATCTCCCTGGACGCCGTGCGCGAGCAGGTGCAGGAGATCATCGGCCAGGGCCAGCAGGCCCCGAGCGGTCACATCCCCTTCACCCCCCGGGCGAAGAAGGTCCTGGAGCTGAGCCTGCGCGAGGCGCTGCAGCTCGGCCACAACTACATCGGGACCGAGCACATCCTGCTCGGCCTCATCCGCGAGGGCGAGGGCGTCGCCGCCCAGGTCCTCGTCAAGCTCGGCGCCGACCTCAACCGGGTCCGCCAGCAGGTCATCCAGCTGCTGTCCGGCTACCAGGGCAAGGAGCCGGCCACCTCCGGCGGCCCCGCGGCGGAGAACACCCCGTCCGGCTCCCTGGTGCTCGACCAGTTCGGCCGCAACCTCACCCAGGCGGCCCGCGAGTCCAAGCTCGACCCGGTCATCGGGCGCGAGAAGGAGATCGAGCGGGTCATGCAGGTGCTGAGCCGCCGCACCAAGAACAACCCGGTGCTGATCGGCGAGCCCGGTGTCGGCAAGACCGCCGTCGTCGAGGGCCTGGCCCAGGCGATCATCCGCGGCGAGGTCCCCGAGACCCTCAAGGACAAGCAGCTCTACACGCTCGACCTCGGCGCCCTGGTCGCCGGGTCGCGCTACCGCGGCGACTTCGAGGAGCGCCTGAAGAAGGTCCTCAAGGAGATCCGCACCCGCGGCGACATCATCCTGTTCATCGACGAGATCCACACCCTCGTCGGGGCGGGTGCCGCCGAGGGCGCCATCGACGCCGCCAGCATCCTCAAGCCGATGCTGGCCCGCGGCGAGCTGCAGACCATCGGCGCGACCACGCTGGACGAGTACCGCAAGCACGTGGAGAAGGACCCGGCCCTCGAGCGGCGCTTCCAGCCGATCCAGGTCGCCGAGCCCTCCCTCGCGCACGCCATCGAGATCCTCAAGGGCCTGCGGGACCGCTACGAGGCGCACCACCGCGTCTCCATCACCGACGGCGCGCTGGTGTCCGCGGCCAACCTGGCCGACCGGTACATCAACGACCGGTTCCTGCCGGACAAGGCCATCGACCTCATCGACGAGGCGGGCGCGCGGCTGCGCATCCGCCGGATGACCGCACCGCCGGACCTGCGCGAGTTCGACGAGAAGATCGCCACCGTCCGTCGCGAGAAGGAGTCGGCCATCGACTCCCAGGACTTCGAGAAGGCCGCCTCGCTGCGGGACGACGAGAAGCGCCTGCTGGGCCAGAAGGCCGAGCGCGAGAAGCAGTGGAAGTCCGGCGACATGGACGTGGTCGCGGAGGTGGACGAGGAGCTGATCGCGGAGGTCCTCGCCATCGCCACGGGCATCCCGGTGTTCAAGCTCACCGAGGAGGAGTCCCAGCGGCTGCTCCACATGGAGGACGAGCTCCACCGTCGCGTCGTCGGCCAGGAGGCCGCCATCAAGGCGCTCTCCCAGGCGATCCGCCGCACCCGCGCCGGCCTCAAGGACCCCAAGCGTCCCGGTGGCTCGTTCATCTTCGCCGGGCCCACCGGCGTCGGGAAGACCGAGCTCGCCAAGTCGCTCGCGGAGTTCCTCTTCGGCGACGAGGACTCGCTCATCCAGCTCGACATGTCCGAGTTCTCCGAGAAGCACACGGTGTCGCGCCTCTTCGGCTCGCCCCCCGGCTACGTGGGGTACGAGGAGGGCGGCCAGCTCACCGAGAAGGTGCGCCGCAAGCCGTTCTCCGTGGTCCTCTTCGACGAGGTCGAGAAGGCCCACCCGGACATCTTCAACTCGCTGCTGCAGATCCTGGAGGACGGTCGCCTGACCGACAGCCAGGGCCGGGTCGTCGACTTCAAGAACACCGTGATCATCATGACGACGAACCTGGGCACCAGGGACATCGCCAAGGGGATCTCGCTCGGGTTCTCGGCCGGCAACGACACGTCCAGCAGCTACGAGCGGATGAAGAACAAGGTCAACGACGAGCTCAAGCAGCACTTCCGGCCGGAGTTCCTCAACCGCGTCGACGACACCATCGTGTTCCCCCAGCTCACGCCGGAGGAGATCGTCACGATCGTCGACCTCATGATCGCCAAGCTGGACAAGCGGCTCCGCGACAAGGACATGGCCATCGAGCTCACCCCGCGGGCCAAGAACCTGCTCGCGCGGCGCGGCTACGACCCGGTCCTGGGCGCCCGGCCGCTGCGCCGGACGATCCAGCGCGACATCGAGGACTCGCTGTCGGAGAAGATCCTGTTCTCCGAGCTCGTGGCGGGCCAGATGATCATCGTCGACGTGGAGGGCGAGGGCGACCTCGCGCAGTTCACGTTCGAGGGCACCGAGAAGCGGCTGCCCCCGGTGCCCGAGCCCGTCGGGGTGGCCGCCGAGGGCGGCGCGATCCTCGAGGGCGGCTCGGTGCTCGAGGGCACCGACGGCCCGGCCGACGCGACCGGTCTCGCGGCGAGCTGAGCGGCGCCACGCACCACGCCGGAGCCCGGCCGTCCCTCACGGGGGCGGTCGGGCTCCGTGCTGCACGTCCGGCGGACGTGCCGCGCATCGCCGAGCTCGTCCAGGCGTACGTCCTGGACCGGCGGCTGCTGGCCAAGGACCTCGTCACGCTCTACGAGGACGTCCAGGAGTTCGTCGTCGCCGAGGTGCTCGTGCCGGGCGACGGCGGCCCGGACGGGTCCACGGGCACCGTGCGCGTCGTCGGCTGCGGCGCGCTGCACGTCATGTGGGCCGACCTCGCCGAGGTCCGCACCGTCGCGGTCGACACCTCGCTGCGCGGCGGCGGCGTCGGGCGCGCCCTGGTCGGGGAGCTGTTGGACCGGGCGCGGCGGCTGGGTGTGTCCCGCGTGTTCTGCCTGACCTTCGAGAAGGGCTTCTTCGGCTCGTTCGGGTTCGAGGAGATCGAGGCCGCCCCGGTCCCGCCCGAGGTTTACGAGGAGCTGCTGCGCAGCCACGACGAGGGTGTCGCGGAGTTCCTCGACCTCGCGCGGGTCAAGCCCAACACCCTCGGCAACGCCCGGATGCTGCTCCAGCTGTAGGCCCAGCAGGGCTCGTCGCTCGCGCGCCTACTCGTGGCGGAGGGCCTGCACCGGCGGCATCGAGGCCGCCCGGTTGGCCGGGTACAGCCCGAAGAACAGCCCGGTGACCACCGCCGCGGACAGCGCCAGGACCACCGAGAACGGCGTGACGACCGGCGAGAACCCGCTGATGTCGACGAGCTGGGTCAGCGAGCCCAGCAGCGTCCCGGTCAGCCCGCCCAGGCCGGTGAGGATGACCGCCTCGAGCAGGAACTGCCCGATCAGGTGGCCCCGGCGTGCGCCGACCGCGGTGCGGATGCCGATCTCCCTCGTCCGCTCGGTGACGGTGACGAGCATGATGTTCATGACGCCGATGCCGGCCACGAGCAGGGCGATGCTGGCGACCGCCGCGGCCAGCACCTGGAACAGCAGGGTGATCGCCCGCACCGAGCGGAGCTCCGCGGTCCGGGTGTAGACGCCGAAGTCGGCCGGGTCGGTCGGGCCCAGCAGGTGCGCGCGGCGCAGGGTCTGCCGGACCTGGTCCGCGGCCGGCTCGACGCCGTCCTCGGTCGCCGCGAGCACGGCCACCTGCGAGTACCCGGCCTGCGGGCCGGTCAGCAGGTCCTCCATCGTCGTCTCCGGCAGCCACGAGCCCGCCTGTCCGGGGTACGGGTCGTCGGCGGTGCCCACGACGGTCAGCGGGATCCCCTGGAGCACGACCTCCGAGCCGGGGGACGCCCCGAGCCCCTCCGCCGCGGTGGTGCTCAGCACGACGACGCGGGCGCGGCCGGTGACGTCGCTCTCCGACAAGAACGGGCCCTCCACCAGGGTGACCGCGCCGACGTCGAGGAACGCGGCGGACGTCCCGGTGATCTCGGTGTCGACGTAGCCGCCGTCGGGCGTGGTGAGCTGCCCGTACGACTGCTGGAAGCCGGCCGCCGCCGCCACGTCCGGGGTGCCCTCGCCGTCCACGAGCAGGGCCACGTCGTCGCGCGACAGCGGCTGCGGCGCGGGCGGGGCGTAGGCGGTGGCCATCGGGTCGAACGCGTCGAAGGCGTCGAGCTCCCCGCCGGTGCCCTGGTCGAGGGCGGGCTCGGGGCCCATGAACGCGCCGTCGCCGCCCGGGTAGACGGTGATGAGCCGGGGGGAGCCCAGCCCCTCGAGCTCGCCGAGCGCCGCCTGCGAGGCGCCCGCGGCGACGGCCATGAGCGTGATGACGGCGAACACCCCGATGCCGATGCTCAGGACGGTCAGCAGCGAGCGGACCTTGTTCGCCAGGACGCCGCCGACCGCGAGGGCCAGCGTGTCGCGCATCACGGGGGGCCGCCCGGGCCGATACCCACGGTGCCCGGGGCCTCGTGGGGGACCCGGGCGTCCGGCTCGCCGGCTGCCGGGGCGACCAGGCGCCTGCGCGGGGCTGCCGTGGCGGGGTCCACCGGCTCCCACGCGGCCGGGCGGCGGGGGACCTGCGCCTCGTCGGAGACCACCCGCCCGTCGTGCATGACGACCGTCCTGCCGGCCCAGCCGGCGACGTCGTGCTCGTGGGTGATGACGACGACGGTGCGGCCCTCGTCGTGCAGCTCGGCGAGGACCCGCAGGACGTCGTGGGTGGACCGGGAGTCCAGGTTCCCGGTCGGCTCGTCGGCCAGCAGCAGCGCGGGCTCGCTGACGACGGCGCGGGCGACGGCCACGCGCTGCTGCTGCCCGCCCGACAGCTGGGTCGGCGTGTGGTCGGCCCGGTCGGACAGCCCGACCATGGCCAGCGCCTCGAGCGCCAGACGCCGCCGCTGCCGCCGGGGGACGCCGGCGTACATCAGGGGCAGCTCGACGTTGGTGACCGCCGAGGTGCGGGGGACCAGGTTGAAGCTCTGGAAGACGAAGCCGATCGTCCGGTTCCGCACCCTCGCCTGCGCGGCGCCGCGCAGCGTCGCGACGTCCGTGCCGTCGAGGACGTACCGGCCCGCGGTGGGGGTGTCGAGGCAGCCGAGGATGTTCATGAGCGTGCTCTTGCCGCTGCCGCTGCTGCCCATGACCGCGACGAACTCGCCCCGGTCGACCCGCAGGTCGACGTCGACGAGGGCGTCCACCTGGGTGCCGCCGGTGAGGAAGCTCCGGGTCAGGCCGGTGACCTCGATCGTGGGGACGCTGCCGGGGTCGCGGAGGTCGCCTGTTTCGCCGAGGCCCGCGAGGTCGCCGTCCCGGTCTCCGCGGATCCCGAGCTCTGCGCGGTCGCCGAGGTCCCCGCGCAGGCCCGGGGTCGCGTCCGGCTGCCCGCGCCGGCGCCTAGGGCGCACCGAGGAACTCCTCGCCGCCGCCGGCCATCGGGTCCGCGACCCGGACCACGTCGCCCTCCTCCAGGCCGTCGAGCACCTGCGAGTACCCGCCCTGCCGCAGCCCGAGTTCCACCTCGACGTCTTCGACCGTCTCGCCGTCGACCACCTGCACCGTGGTGGCGCC
The window above is part of the Aquipuribacter hungaricus genome. Proteins encoded here:
- a CDS encoding ABC transporter permease: MRDTLALAVGGVLANKVRSLLTVLSIGIGVFAVITLMAVAAGASQAALGELEGLGSPRLITVYPGGDGAFMGPEPALDQGTGGELDAFDAFDPMATAYAPPAPQPLSRDDVALLVDGEGTPDVAAAAGFQQSYGQLTTPDGGYVDTEITGTSAAFLDVGAVTLVEGPFLSESDVTGRARVVVLSTTAAEGLGASPGSEVVLQGIPLTVVGTADDPYPGQAGSWLPETTMEDLLTGPQAGYSQVAVLAATEDGVEPAADQVRQTLRRAHLLGPTDPADFGVYTRTAELRSVRAITLLFQVLAAAVASIALLVAGIGVMNIMLVTVTERTREIGIRTAVGARRGHLIGQFLLEAVILTGLGGLTGTLLGSLTQLVDISGFSPVVTPFSVVLALSAAVVTGLFFGLYPANRAASMPPVQALRHE
- a CDS encoding ABC transporter ATP-binding protein is translated as MRPRRRRGQPDATPGLRGDLGDRAELGIRGDRDGDLAGLGETGDLRDPGSVPTIEVTGLTRSFLTGGTQVDALVDVDLRVDRGEFVAVMGSSGSGKSTLMNILGCLDTPTAGRYVLDGTDVATLRGAAQARVRNRTIGFVFQSFNLVPRTSAVTNVELPLMYAGVPRRQRRRLALEALAMVGLSDRADHTPTQLSGGQQQRVAVARAVVSEPALLLADEPTGNLDSRSTHDVLRVLAELHDEGRTVVVITHEHDVAGWAGRTVVMHDGRVVSDEAQVPRRPAAWEPVDPATAAPRRRLVAPAAGEPDARVPHEAPGTVGIGPGGPP
- a CDS encoding ATP-dependent Clp protease ATP-binding subunit — protein: MFERFTDRARRVVVLAQEEARMLNHNYIGTEHILLGLIHEGEGVAAKALESLGISLDAVREQVQEIIGQGQQAPSGHIPFTPRAKKVLELSLREALQLGHNYIGTEHILLGLIREGEGVAAQVLVKLGADLNRVRQQVIQLLSGYQGKEPATSGGPAAENTPSGSLVLDQFGRNLTQAARESKLDPVIGREKEIERVMQVLSRRTKNNPVLIGEPGVGKTAVVEGLAQAIIRGEVPETLKDKQLYTLDLGALVAGSRYRGDFEERLKKVLKEIRTRGDIILFIDEIHTLVGAGAAEGAIDAASILKPMLARGELQTIGATTLDEYRKHVEKDPALERRFQPIQVAEPSLAHAIEILKGLRDRYEAHHRVSITDGALVSAANLADRYINDRFLPDKAIDLIDEAGARLRIRRMTAPPDLREFDEKIATVRREKESAIDSQDFEKAASLRDDEKRLLGQKAEREKQWKSGDMDVVAEVDEELIAEVLAIATGIPVFKLTEEESQRLLHMEDELHRRVVGQEAAIKALSQAIRRTRAGLKDPKRPGGSFIFAGPTGVGKTELAKSLAEFLFGDEDSLIQLDMSEFSEKHTVSRLFGSPPGYVGYEEGGQLTEKVRRKPFSVVLFDEVEKAHPDIFNSLLQILEDGRLTDSQGRVVDFKNTVIIMTTNLGTRDIAKGISLGFSAGNDTSSSYERMKNKVNDELKQHFRPEFLNRVDDTIVFPQLTPEEIVTIVDLMIAKLDKRLRDKDMAIELTPRAKNLLARRGYDPVLGARPLRRTIQRDIEDSLSEKILFSELVAGQMIIVDVEGEGDLAQFTFEGTEKRLPPVPEPVGVAAEGGAILEGGSVLEGTDGPADATGLAAS
- a CDS encoding amino-acid N-acetyltransferase gives rise to the protein MSGATHHAGARPSLTGAVGLRAARPADVPRIAELVQAYVLDRRLLAKDLVTLYEDVQEFVVAEVLVPGDGGPDGSTGTVRVVGCGALHVMWADLAEVRTVAVDTSLRGGGVGRALVGELLDRARRLGVSRVFCLTFEKGFFGSFGFEEIEAAPVPPEVYEELLRSHDEGVAEFLDLARVKPNTLGNARMLLQL